In the Phycisphaerales bacterium genome, GCGCCGTGGCGGATGCAGTACATCGAGGCGATCAAGGACGAGTCGCCGGGTTCGAACGCCGCCCCCGCCCGCTCGTTTCTGCTCGATTACTGGGACCAGCCGCAGCGCGATGCCGAACACTTCGTGATCGAGCGCGATGCGCACGGCATGATTCTCTTCAATCTCTATCCCTTCACGAACGGGCACCTGCTCGTGGCGCTGGGCGACGCACGGCCGCGCCTGCTCGACTACGAGCCGGCGCAGCGCGAAGCACTGTGGAGACTCGTCGATCGCGGGACCGATCTCGTCGAACGGACGCTGAACTGCCAGGGCGTGAACATCGGCGTCAACCAGGGCCGCGCCGCGGGCGCGGGCGTGCCGCAGCACCTGCACGTGCACATCGTGCCGCGCTGGAGCGGGGACACGAACTTCATCACCGTCGTCGGCGAGGTGCGCGTCATCCCGGCAGCGCTGGAGTTGATGTACAAGCGCTTCACCGAAACGGCGGCAGCGCACCCGCGCACCGTCTGATCACCAGTCCAGCGTTCCCTGCCACGCGCGGCGCAGTGCCTCGATTTGTACGTCAACGCCGGCTCCGTCAACGCGCAGCCTCCCGCTGTCATTCACCTCACCGATGACGGCAAAAGGCAGGTCGCCCATCACGCGCTCGACGTGCGACAGGTCGGCCTCGGCGACT is a window encoding:
- a CDS encoding HIT domain-containing protein, which gives rise to MKTQNLWAPWRMQYIEAIKDESPGSNAAPARSFLLDYWDQPQRDAEHFVIERDAHGMILFNLYPFTNGHLLVALGDARPRLLDYEPAQREALWRLVDRGTDLVERTLNCQGVNIGVNQGRAAGAGVPQHLHVHIVPRWSGDTNFITVVGEVRVIPAALELMYKRFTETAAAHPRTV